CGGAACGCATTCCGTAGCTCTCATGAAACAGATCGCGAACGGCTTCCAACGCAAGAATCGGCTTTCCTGTTATCCCCATTGACTGTTGCCTCGTTGGTCATGCGCCGGATCCGCAAGGCTTTACCGCTTGCCACATGATGCCACCTGATTCCATTTCCCATTTCGCCTAACCTGACGGCCACTTTTCAATTCAGCTTTCCGCGAATTCGAGGCTCAATCGGCCAACATATTACCAGCGCACCCAGGCGATATGTCCAGGAGGCGGTGTTTTTTTGTGATCAACCATCGACTTGCACAACCGCGTGATCATCACTTCCAAAACCACGTTTTTCATTTCGAAACACCGCTTCCGTGCCAAAGTCGGCTACGAATCACCCGTTGCGGTCACCAGCCGGCCCATGCCCGAACAGCCTGACCTCAAAACAGCACGGTCTCTCGATGGACTGAGAAAGATTTCCCGAGATCGATTTTCGTGTCAGGGCGAATCGCCCTACCCCCACGATAGCTACCGCGACCCCCTGTCTTTTTGTTTACCCACCTCCGCCTTTCGCCAGCTCCATAAAACGGAACCAGCCGATGAACCACAGGACAAAGGTGCCATCCGGGAGTATCTGGTTTTGACGTGATCTCCAACAGATTGCCGCCACCAGAATGGGGTGATCCACCCCTCGACAACTGGATCGAATCAGATTTGATAGCGACGAAACGCAACGTGGAGAGTACAATTTGCCGGAGTCGTTCGTTCGCTATTCTGTTGAACCGTCGATCAACACGCAGCCCAACAACGGCAAAAGTGTCAACACCCTGAGCCCTCTTTACTTGACAAGAATAAGGCAGACATCAATGAGCGAATTTGACACGATTGTCATCGGGTCCGGAGCCGGTGGATTGACGACCGCACTCTCTCTCGCGCGCGTTGGCCAACGAGTGCTCGTGCTCGAACAACACAGTTTACCGGGCGGTTGGTGTCACTCATTTTCGCTCGAAGGATTTCTTTACAGCCCGGGCGTGCATTATATCGGCCAGCTTCAGCCCGGTGGCCGTTTGCGACAAATCTATGAGGGATTAGGGGTCGCCAATGACCTTACCTTTCTTGAATTGAATCCGGATGGCTTTGACCATGTGGTGATTGGAGATCAGACTTTTGACATTCCCAAAGGTCGACAACGATACCTCGCTCGACTCCAGAAAGAGTTTCCCGCCGAACGCCAAAATCTCGACAAACTCTTTTTGTTGATCGACAGCCTCGCCAACGTGAGTGGAAAACCTCGCAGCCTGCTCGACCAACTACGGTTGGTGACCCTTGGACTGCGTTCGATCGATCATTTGCTTGATCGGGTTGGCATCAAAGACGAACGATTGCGAGCGATTTTAACCGTCCAGTCGGGTGATCACGGGATGGCGCCAAGCCAGGCTCCGGCCGCATTACACGCAGCCATCATGGCACACTACTTCGAAGGCGGCTATTACCCAAAGGGCGGAGCTCGATCGATCCCCCGGGCATTCATCCGTGGCTTGACAGCCCATGGGGGTGAAATCCGCGTCAACACCCCGGTTGCCAAGATTCAACTCGAGGGAACCCACCGACGACGAGCTATCGGCGTTCGGCTTGGGGATGGAACGTTCATCACAGCTGACCAAGTCGTTTCCAATGCGGATCCACACATCACATTCAACGAACTCATTGGAAAGGAAAACCTAAGTCGACGACTTCAAAAAAGGTTGACGCGAACAGAGTATTCACACTCAGCGATCAGCCTTTTCTGCGCCACAGATCTTGATTTAGCGGCGATGGGTTTCGACTCCGGCAACTACTGGTGCTCCAACACAGCACGCGTTGAAGAGGTCTATGACCAGGCAAAACGAACCCACGACCTAGGAGATGATGATGAACTGCCCGGCATCTTTCTTACCATCACGACATTGAAAGATCGCTCAAAACGCCAAGACGGATTACACACGATGGAATGCTTCTCATTGGCATCCTACGATTTATTTCAGAAATGGAAGAAATCCGAATATGGGGATCGGCCCGACGACTATGAACGTTACAAGGCGATGCTCAGTGCAAAAATGCTGCAAAGCATGGAAAAGTTAATCCCAGGAGTATCACAACGCATCGTGTTTTCGGAACTCGGAACTCCCCTGACCAAAGCTCATTACATCCACGCAACACGAGGCTCACTCTACGGAACTTCCAAGCGTTGGAACCAAATTGGCCCCTGGGCTTACCCCGTGAAGACCGAAATCGAAGGCCTGTTCATGTGTGGAGCAAGCACGGCTGCACACGGCGTGGCTGGCGCGACCGAAACCGGAATCATGGCTGCGAAACAAATTGCCAAATGTCCCGCTCAAGATTTCCTAACCGCGTCCGGACAACAACTGGTCATCTTACCTTGCGACAGTCCCGAAGAGTGGACCAAGACGAACGAAAACCAAGCATCGAAAAATCCAATTGCGTGATCTCAACCGAGCGATCGATTGTCACTCGAACGAGGCTTTCAATCGCCCGAAGCATTCCTGCATGATTGAAAAATCCGCCCCCCAACAACCGTGGAGCCCATCCTGCCTGCAAACTATTAACAGAGTGGTTCTT
This genomic stretch from Pirellulaceae bacterium harbors:
- a CDS encoding NAD(P)/FAD-dependent oxidoreductase, with product MSEFDTIVIGSGAGGLTTALSLARVGQRVLVLEQHSLPGGWCHSFSLEGFLYSPGVHYIGQLQPGGRLRQIYEGLGVANDLTFLELNPDGFDHVVIGDQTFDIPKGRQRYLARLQKEFPAERQNLDKLFLLIDSLANVSGKPRSLLDQLRLVTLGLRSIDHLLDRVGIKDERLRAILTVQSGDHGMAPSQAPAALHAAIMAHYFEGGYYPKGGARSIPRAFIRGLTAHGGEIRVNTPVAKIQLEGTHRRRAIGVRLGDGTFITADQVVSNADPHITFNELIGKENLSRRLQKRLTRTEYSHSAISLFCATDLDLAAMGFDSGNYWCSNTARVEEVYDQAKRTHDLGDDDELPGIFLTITTLKDRSKRQDGLHTMECFSLASYDLFQKWKKSEYGDRPDDYERYKAMLSAKMLQSMEKLIPGVSQRIVFSELGTPLTKAHYIHATRGSLYGTSKRWNQIGPWAYPVKTEIEGLFMCGASTAAHGVAGATETGIMAAKQIAKCPAQDFLTASGQQLVILPCDSPEEWTKTNENQASKNPIA